ATGACTTGGGTTAGTGGCAGAACTAGGACTCAAGTTTAGGGATTCTGACACTTAGAAAACGAAGCTCTTGAGagttttttcttccaaaacacTCCGTCTAAGTGATTTAGAATGGTCTTAAGGGGTGGAGGAGATGCAAAATGGTGCCATCTTCTGCCTTAAGTTTGACACTCAGTAACACTAGTTCCTATGGAGGATGGGTAGCAAGAACATTTGAACTACAAGCAGCTCTTAACGTCAGTCCTGGTTTCCAGTGATAGTTCTAACACTAAGGAACCATGTGCCCTTAGCCCTCCCTTCTTTGAAGGGAGGCAACCAGGACAAATCTGCCCAGTCAGAGTTGTCCAATTGCTCTgatcccttccctttccctacttGGGAATTATAAACATTAAAGGGAATAATACGTGGTAAATAACTTAGAATAATGCCTGTAGCATATTAAGGTTCGATATTCTCGTTATCATTATACTGCCAATCTCTGAAAGGCAGACTACATGCACAGAAACGCTCCAGGCGCAAGCACTGGCCCGAGGGCACGCACCTGAAAGCGCGGGCACTGTGAATGAAACGCGCGCTCGCCTGGGCGTGACGTAACCAGGGGCAGGCCCAGCAGATGGGGGGCGTTTGCTTCCGGGGGCAAAGGGGCTTTACTTCCGGGAGGAGCAGGCGGTGGGGTAGGCGTCTTCTACCGACTCAGGTCTCAGTCCCTGTAACCCAGGCATGAAGATTACGAGGCAGAAACATGCCAAGaagcatctcggcttcttccgcAATAATTTTGGAGTTCGCGAGCCGTACCAGATCCTCCTGGACGGTACCTTCTGTCAGGCGGCGCTGCGCGGCCGTATCCAGCTGCGGGAGCAGCTGCCCCGCTACCTGATGGGGGAGACGCAGCTTTGCACCACCAGGTGGGCCAGGCGGGTTCGGGGAGGAAACCCGGGGATCCTGCGGGTGTGGTAGAGGCGAGGCCACGACGTGCAAAACGCCCCACCCACGAGGAGTTGACAGTGGAGTGAAGGCCCTAAGGAGGTCAGGCGATGTCTGCAACGTAGGTAGAAAGTACAATGCCCTGCAAATATTCGCGTCGTTGTCCTGGCAGATAGGACCAGTGCTTGGTAGTGCGACCTGCTTCGAATCTAGGTCCCAGACTCACCAGCTTTGTGATTTCCTGCGAGTTCATCTGTAAGGAAGAGACCGTAACAAGTAAGGTTGCTGTAAGGATCAAACGAGGTACAGTGTATGTAGAGCACTTGCTGGTATTCAGAACCTACTCCCCTTTAAATGGTTGCTGTTATTTGCATAGTTTTTTCTAGTGTAAATGAAAAAATTTCGAGCCTCACAACTCCTCCGTGAGGTAACATCTTCGAATCCCAGAAAGGTAATTCAGAACTCGAGGTTAGGATCTTTGCCCGTGGTCATTTGTTTATTCAGCTGTTTTTACTAAGTTCCAGCcttatgccaggcactgctctaaccCTTGAGCATAACTTGGTGAACAGGACAAACTTCCAGCCATCTGGCCAGTAAAGTGCATAAGTCAACCTCCATGGGTGTGTTTTGACTCCCTCAGTGTGGGAACACTTAAGATGGAACCTCCTGGAGATTTGAGGGAGGATAGAATCATGTAAGGTTTCATAAAGGAGATAACTTTTGGGCCTAGTCCCCTGTCAGTTCGGAGGGGAAGGACTATTTTGagtgacagaaaagaaagaagttgacTTGTGGAGGCTTCTTGAATAAAGAAATGGAGTTGTGCCTGGAAGAGGTTAGAACGCGGGATGTAATTGAAAGTGAAGCTGGGAAGAAGGTAAATCAAACAGCATGAACTACTAAGAAACTTAGGGGGTTTCCCCCTCATGGTAgattatttactttgaaaaagtggaaaaaattaaaatgacccaTAATACCACACCAATGAATTACCACTGTCAACGTGCTATATCAGTCCATCCAGTTctttatctacacacacacacacacacacacacacacacacacacacagaggaatgggCTCTTACTGGGCATACGATATCATTGGTCTGCTTTTCTCACATAATACTGCTTCATGAACAGCTTTCCATATTCAAGTAGTGCCTCAAAATGGTTATAGACACCTCAAAATGTTTTATCCCCTTAGCCTTCAGGGCTGCCAGACAAGTCTTTCGTTGGCTTGTGCCCGGAGTTCATCACTTCTGGCTACACAAAACCTGTTCATTTACCCCTGTGTGCCatagaaatattaacatttttaataggGTGTTACAACAAAAAAGTTTGGGAAGTACTGCATGAAATTATATTCTATAGCATTTTTTCcctgaagaatttattttaacttccagaatattttatacatacacaaaagtagagtAGTATAATGAAATGTCTATTACCCAGCTTTTGGAATTATTGACATGGCTAGTCTTGTTTCATTTAccaccaccccccaacacacacacagcttaCTGATGGTTTATTTTAAAGCGTATTATTCTATCAATTCTTGGTGTGCATCATGAAGAGATAAATGCTATCAGACCTAACAGCTGTCTTTTAGAAAAGCTGATTGCAGCTGTGTGAGGGCTAAGTTGGAGAAGCAAGAGCGTGAAGGCAGGCAAACTCATTTTGTGGTTGTCCAATCAAGAAATAATGGGAGCCTGAACTTCAGAGAGGAAAGGCAGGAACCCAAGGGTTCTACAAAAGGACATTATGAGATAGATACCAACAGCCAAAAGAGGACTAACAgctgatggggaggggagggatgaagAAGAAAAGGTCAGTTAGGGTTTCTGACTTAAACCCAGCATCTGGGAACTTCATATATTCAAAGAGATAGCATGCCCTCGAGGAGAAGCTTGGAGGCAGGGAAATACTTGATTTTAGACGTGAATTTGAAGAGCTGATATACATCCATaggaaatattcaataaatacttggcaGTTTGGGCCTAAAACTCCAAAAAAGAGTTCAAAACTAATGACTAGAAAGCAAAATCTCTTCTTAAAAACTAAAGGGATGATAAAGGGAGTGAGGCAAGGTAGAGTCTGACAAGGGCTGGCTAGAGCCTAAGAAATTTTTGGCTcagtactttgtttttctttctttctttctttctttctttgatgtaAGACGTGCCTGGGGAGCTtattaaaatgctattatttGGCTCCTCAAGAGGCGCAGATTTGGGGATGAGAAAGGTGTAGAAATTAATGCGATTATCACTATGTCATTTGATATGAGTAGTTTTTAGCTGACACTTCGAAAAACACTGACTTACATTAATACGAAAATGCAGAGTGAAAAAAAGGAAGTTGTGATTGTTATTAAACTGGTGActtgaaaatttttacttttctgtactGAAAATAGTTTATAGGTGTACCAGTTTATACTTGAAGCAGAAGCATATAGCACTAAGATTGGGGCAAGACATCTGTTGTCAACTGCTTGGATTCACATTTCGGCTCTACCACTTATTAGTTGTGTTTGAGCATGTTACTTGAAATCTCTCTGAGTGAGTTGCTCTAAAATACGGATAATTTTCAAGTAAGGTGCCTACCTCAGGGCTGTTTTGAGATTTAAGCGAGAAGTTATGTAAAGAGCAATTAGCATACTGCCggacacataataaatgctcagtaaattttaaatgttattcctTCTACTCAGTGGTTGTATTTTCCAGGTTTTTTAAAGAGTGATATGGCTACCATATGATTGGCGCCAACACATGACAAATTCAGATtgtaatgtaaatgtaaattcagatttaatttcttaaatttaatttcttgaattttatgTGAACAACTGATATGTATCTGTTATAATATTGAGCtgttaataactttttttttccaggtgtGTGTTAAAAGAGTTAGAAACATTGGGAAAAGACTTATATGGAGCAAAACTGATTGCACAAAAATGCCAAGTCCGAAATTGTCCCCATTTCAAGAACGCAGTGAGTGGCTCAGAATGTCTGCTCTCCATGGTTGAAGAGGGAAATCCTCATCATTATTTTATGGCAACACAGGTGATACTACTTTTAAAACCAGAGtccattttaatcatttctatCTATAGTTCATATGGAGCtatatataatcagaaaaaattaGGTGGAAGTGCTTTGTTAAAATGTTTcgactttttaaaatgcaggctTGTAAGTTAATTTGCAGTCAGTAAAAGCAGTTGTCATTGGAGAATTTGAGGAGAGAACCTTaagcattttgatttttcttctttctgaagttttttttttttaaataaaattgacaaagagATATGATTGTATATTTCAGGGCTCTTGAAGGGAAAATAAGTAGAACAAagattttgtattctgtgttcatcagtgttttcttgtgttcctttatttaatatttttccttaaaaagtcaCGTTTCATATTATTTGCAGTTGTGCTACCAATATGGAACGGTTTTGGACTTTTAAAGactgggaaggggaaagagagactctcagTGTTGATATCCTCAAATAAGTTCATGTACATACAGATTTGCTTAAATATGCTTTTAGAATTATTAAACCACACAATTAGCTTCAGAGCTGAATCTAGAATTACTTTATTGCTATTCCTACAACCTCTGTTaacattcttaaccctttttgAAGCATGCCTTAGAGTAGAAACATGGGACATTGCCTAACATATTTACCTTTGCCTTACTTTGTGATTTGTGGTCCTAGAGTATTGATAAGTGTAGTTCACATTGTTGCCACTTAACTGTGCACAGATTTCAtgtttgtcttcctttttcttaaatcATAAAGTATATTCCCATTAGTGAGACATACTGATTTGAAAAGTAAAACTTGTGATCtcttatttttactatttaaggCCTCTTATTTAATTGTCATATTTGAACTAAAcaattctatttttccttttaataggaTCAGAATTTGTCTGTGAAAGTGAAGAAGAAGCCTGGAGTTCCTCTCATGTTTATTATTCAGAACACTATAGTCTTGGACAAACCTTCTCCCAAAACAGTTGCTTTTGTTAAAGCAGTAGAGTCAGGTCAGCTTGTGTCCGCGCACGAGAAACAAAGTATCAAGCAACTCAAAGAAGAGCAGGGTTTAGTGAAAAACCCcaaacagagaagaagaaaaaaacacaagaaaataag
This genomic window from Ursus arctos isolate Adak ecotype North America unplaced genomic scaffold, UrsArc2.0 scaffold_6, whole genome shotgun sequence contains:
- the UTP23 gene encoding rRNA-processing protein UTP23 homolog translates to MKITRQKHAKKHLGFFRNNFGVREPYQILLDGTFCQAALRGRIQLREQLPRYLMGETQLCTTRCVLKELETLGKDLYGAKLIAQKCQVRNCPHFKNAVSGSECLLSMVEEGNPHHYFMATQDQNLSVKVKKKPGVPLMFIIQNTIVLDKPSPKTVAFVKAVESGQLVSAHEKQSIKQLKEEQGLVKNPKQRRRKKHKKISGPNPLSCLKKKKKAQDTKSSASEKKRKRKRIRNRSTSKVLSEKQNDNE